Part of the Paracoccus sp. MC1862 genome, CAGCCAGTACTGGCTGCATTACCGCCTGCAGGACGACTGGGGCTATGGCCGGATCGCCAAGAAGTCGCGCGAGGAATCGATCGAGGAAATGCATCACGCCGATCGCCTGATCGAGCGGATCATCTTCCTTGAAGGGCATCCGAACCTGCAGAAGCTGGACCCGCTGCGGATTGGTCAGAACCTGCGCGAAACGCTCGAAGCGGACCTCGCCGCCGAGCATGAGGCCCGCAACCTGTATCTCGAGGCGCGGCAGCATTGCTCGCAGGTGAACGACCAGGTGTCGAAATCCCTGTTCGACGACCTGATCGAGGACGAGGAAGGCCATATCGACTTTCTGGAAACGCAGTTGTCGCTGATGGACGAGATCGGTGCCCAGAACTACGGCCAGTTGAATGCAAGGCCCGCCGACAAGGCAGAGTGAGCGGCGACGACCAAGAAGCTGCGGACGCCGCCTTCGGGCGGCGTTTTCATTTCACAGTCGTCAGCTGTGGTCCTGGGCAAGCAGATGCGCCTCGGGCCGGATCACCCGCACGAAGCCTTCGGTGAGGCATTCCGCCAGGATGCCGGGCGGCAGCGTGGACATTCGCAGGTAAAGCTGGTCGAGGCCCGCATTGCCGTCCCTTGCTTCCGCCTCGGCGATCAGTGCCTGCTGACGCTCTCTGAACCGTCCTGCCATCGGAACCGAGACCTCGCTGCGGATGCGCCGCAGGTGCTTTTCCTTCCACATCTCGGGCGATAGCGTGTCGTAGTGCCGCAGCACCAATTGCGGCGCCTGCTGCCGCATCAGAAAGCCGTTGATCCGCTCCTGCTTCTTGTGGTGCAAAGGCATGCGTCCGACATCCGCCTTTGCCCGGATGAAGGACTTGCCGAGGATATGCCCCCACAAGCCATATTTTGAAGCGTTCCAAAGATCGCCATAGGCCTGCTGCGAGATGGCGCGATAGGCTCTCGGCCTTCCCCGTTCGTCGAAGAAGAACTTGAAGAAAGGCGTCCTGAACATTGTGTGTTGACTTGGCGGGGCGGCATAGACCGCCTCGGCGGTGTTGATGACGATGCCGCCGACGTCATCGGGGATCAGGCCCAGCACTTCGCCCACATCCTGCGCGGACCAGATCAGTTCATCCACGTCGCAATGCAGGAGCCAGTCCGTTTCGCACCAGGCCTTGGCTTTTGTTGCGTTGTGGACCTGGCGATCCTCCAGCGCGTCCGGCCGGCCTCGCCTCCACCATCGACCTTGGCAGACGGTGTTCCGGACCCCGTGGAGCGCGACATTGCAGGCCACCGACGCGTCGTCATGGAACAGGAATGTTGATTTCCACTCGGAACTGACC contains:
- the bfr gene encoding bacterioferritin, producing MKGDPKVIEYLNAALRSELTAVSQYWLHYRLQDDWGYGRIAKKSREESIEEMHHADRLIERIIFLEGHPNLQKLDPLRIGQNLRETLEADLAAEHEARNLYLEARQHCSQVNDQVSKSLFDDLIEDEEGHIDFLETQLSLMDEIGAQNYGQLNARPADKAE